In the Harmonia axyridis chromosome 3, icHarAxyr1.1, whole genome shotgun sequence genome, one interval contains:
- the LOC123674464 gene encoding putative nuclease HARBI1, whose translation MAFRRVYDLAFEDDDSDEEFVVRRPRWIREREDHFQNLDNADFEKRFRLSKKAALQILGSIEEQIEFANDKNNSVSPMNQLLCTLRYYATGCHQMTVADFTGISKSTAHRIIHRVSTAIASLRPLHITFPETQEEIRRTQTEFFGIASFPRVLGAIDCTHVKIKTPGGDNAELFRCRKGYFSLNVQAICNAKLEFTDIVARWPGSSHDSTIFRNCYRKAMFDDDRYGNAVLVGDSGYSCTKYFMTPFENCLNPAEQLYNESQIRTRNPVERMFGVWKRRFPVLSLGFRIDLDKVFPVIVATAVLHNVLRRRGEDVPPFDAEFEANLPAPWDVIIAQGDMGQNPIAVLGHPLNERRDYPEHRERRTMVHQYFTRLVMLERQRREIGRVVVEEHEEIAEDPHPEVRQDQ comes from the exons ATGGCCTTTCGACGAGTATATGATCTTGCCTTTGAAGATGATGATAGTGATGAAGAATTTGTCGTTCGACGTCCTCGATGGATCCGAGAAAGAGAAGATCATTTCCAAAATTTGGACAATGCGGATTTTGAGAAAAGATTCCGTCTCTCAAAAAAAGCTGCACTCCAAATACTGGGTTCAATTGAGGAACAAATTGAATTTGCAAACGACAA GAATAATTCTGTTTCTCCAATGAATCAGTTACTATGCACCTTACGATACTATGCTACTGGTTGTCACCAAATGACAGTTGCAGACTTCACTGGAATTAGTAAATCGACAGCCCACAGAATAATTCATCGAGTGAGTACTGCTATTGCCTCTCTCCGTCCACTGCATATAACATTCCCTGAAACTCAGGAGGAAATTCGAAGAACACAGACTGAATTTTTCGGAATTGCAAGCTTTCCAAGGGTTTTGGGTGCCATCGATTGCACTCATGTTAAAATTAAAACTCCAG gTGGTGATAATGCAGAGCTGTTTCGTTGCAGAAAGGGTTACTTTTCACTGAATGTTCAGGCTATATGCAATGCCAAACTTGAATTCACAGACATAGTTGCGAGGTGGCCTGGAAGTAGTCATGATTCCACCATATTCCGTAATTGCTATCGGAAAGCTATGTTTGATGATGACAGATATGGAAATGCTGTCCTAGTAGGAGATAGTGGATATTCCTGTACCAAGTATTTCATGACtccttttgaaaattgtttgaaccCTGCGGAACAATTATACAACGAATCTCAAATCAGAACGAGAAACCCTGTGGAAAGAATGTTTGGAGTTTGGAAAAGACGCTTTCCTGTATTATCGTTAGGTTTTAGAATCGATTTGGATAAAGTATTTCCTGTAATAGTGGCAACGGCTGTACTTCATAATGTCCTACGAAGACGTGGGGAAGATGTCCCACCTTTTGATGCTGAGTTTGAAGCCAACCTACCAGCACCATGGGATGTTATAATAGCTCAGGGAGACATGGGACAAAATCCCATAGCAGTCTTAGGTCATCCATTGAACGAGAGGAGAGATTACCCTGAGCACCGAGAAAGACGTACTatggttcatcaatacttcacAAG GCTGGTAATGCTAGAGCGACAGCGCAGGGAAATTGGAAGGGTTGTAGTGGAAGAACATGAAGAGATTGCGGAAGATCCACATCCAGAAGTGAGGCAGGATCAATAG